The Bosea sp. AS-1 region CGGGCACGCCTACGACCGCGACCATCAGCACGGCCGGATGGCGAATGATGCAGTCCTCGATGTCGCCCGGCCCGATGCGGTAGGAGCCTGAGGAAATGATGTCGTCGTCGCGGCCCTGGAACCAGAAATAGCCTTCCTCGTCGCGGGCGCCGGTATCGCCGGTGACGAGCCAGTCGCCGATGAATTTCGCCGCGGTGGCCTCGGGCTGGTTCCAGTATTCCAGCATCATCACCGGATCGGGCCGTGCGACCGCGATCAACCCCTGCTCGCCGGTCGGCAGTTCGCGGCCTTCAGGCGAGATCACCGCGACGCGGTGGCCGGGAACGGCGCGGCCCATCGATCCGGGCTTGATGGGGTAGAGGCTCGCGCAATTGGCGACGAGCAGGTTCGCCTCGGTCTGGCCGTAGAACTCGTTGACCGGGAAGCCGAAGGTTTCGCGGCTCCAGTCGAGCATATCGGCGCCGAGTGTCTCGCCGCCGGTGCCGATCGAGCGCATGGCATAGCCGAACCGCTTCGGATCGCTGACCTGCCGCATCAGCTTGAGCGCGGTCGGCGGCAGGAAGGCGTTGCGGACCTTGTGCCGCGCCATCAGGGCGAAGGCGGCCTCGGGATCGAATTTGCGGGCACGCGAGGCGAGCACCGGCACGCCGCAATAGAGGCTGGGCAACAGCACATCGAGCAGGCCGCCGATCCAGGCCCAGTCGGCCGGGGTCCAGAACAGGTCGTGAGGTTGAGGGAAGAACTCCTGCGGCATCTGCACGCCCGGCAGATGGCCGAGCAGGACGCGATGGGCATGCAAAGCGCCTTTCGGCTTACCCGTGGTGCCGGAGGTGTAGATGATCACGGCCGGATCGTCGGACCGCGTATCGGCGGCGGTGTAGCTGTCGGAGGCCTTTGCCATCTCGGCTTCGAAATCGAGATGGCCAGCGCCGCCGACGACGAAGATCTTGCTCAGGTTCGGCAGCGTGCCGCGGATCGCTTCGACCTTGTCGATGTTCTCCGCGTCGGTGACGAGAACGCTCGCGCCGCTGTGGCCGAGGCGGTGCTCCAGTGCCTCGGGGCCGAACTGGATGAAGAGCGGCAGCGCGATGGCGCCGCGTTTATAGGTTCCGAGATGGGCAATGGCGGTCTGTGGCGATTGCGGCAGCAGGATACCGACGCGTTCGCCCGGCCCGATGCCGTGGGCGGCGAGCAGATTGGCGAAGCGGTTGGAGGCGCGCGCGAGCTCGTCGAAGGAAAGCGTCGCGACCCGGCCAGCCTCTTCCTCGAAGATCAGGGCGGGTTTGCCCGAGCCATCGGCATGAGCGTCCGAGCAGGCGGTTCCGATGTTGAAGCGCTCGGGGATGCGCCAGGCGAAGCGGCGCAGCGTGTCGTCATAGCTCGTGCCGCGCTTCAGCATAGGCCCTCTCCGCTCTTCTCATGCGTTGAGGCCGATCCTGCCCAGCCGGCATGGAGGCTGGCAAGCCCGGCAGGGGCGTCATAGGCTTTGCACGGATACGGGTGGAACTCGCCGGAGCGACCTTAATGACCAAGCCGATCTGGATCGAGGCGGCGATCAACGGGCCCTGGGGCAAGGAGCGGCAGCCGGGCATTCCGATCAGCATTCCCGACATCGTCTCGAATGGCATCGCGGCCGTGGAAGCCGGTGCGGCGATCGTGCACCTGCATGTCTACGACGTTGCGACCGGGCGCCAGCGCGACGACTGGCAGCTCTATGCGCAGGCGATCGAAGGAATCCGCGCCAAGGTCGACGCCATCGTCTATCCGACGATCCCCATCCTCGGCTCCGGTTATGCCGGCGACATGCATGGCTCTGGCCGCTACACCCATCTGGAAGAACTGGCGAAACGCGGGCTCGTCGAATGGGGCGTGCTCGACCCTGGCTCCTGCAACTGGACGACCTTTGCCGGTATCCCGCAGGGCGAGGCCGGCTTCATCTACCAGAACCCGGGCGAGCATATCCGCGAGGGGATGGAGGTGGCGCAGCGCCACAAGGTGCATCCGAGCTATGCGATCTACGAGCCCGGCTTCACCCGGCTTGGCGCCGCGCTGGCCAAGGCCTATCCGGGCATGCCGATGCCGGTCTATCGGCTGATGTTCTCGGACGCTTTCGCCTGGGGCTTCCCGCCGCGCGAATGGGCGCTGGAAGCGCATCTGAAGCTGCTGGAGGAGGACGCGCCCGACGCGCCGGTGATGATCGCAGGGCTCGGCGTCGATCTGTCGGAGCTGGTCGGCCCGGCGGTGGCGCGTGGCGTCCATGTCCGCGGCGGGCTCGAGGATGCGCCCTTCGGTTGCGAGAAGACGAATGCGCAGCTGATCGCGGAGACGGTCCGGCGTGTCGAAGCGGCAGGTGGTCGCGCGGCGAGCGTCGACGAGGTACGTAGCGGCCTTGCCCGTGCGGGCAGCGCCTAAGAAATCGAGGAATTGCGTTCGATGAGCCTGAGAGACGAATTGCTGGAGCGGTTCTTCCGCTATGTCGCGGTCGAGAGCCAGAGCGATGCTGCCGCGACGACGCTGCCGAGCACGCCCGGCCAGCAGAAGCTGGCGGAATTGCTCGCCAGCGAGCTGCGCGCACTCGGGCTCGACGATATCGTCATCGACCAGCATGCGACGGTGACGGCCGTGAAGCGCGGCACCCGGCCGAACGCGCCGCGCATCGGCTTCATCGCGCATGTCGACACGGTCGATGTGGGACTGTCGCCGGTCATCAAGCCGCAGCTGTTGCGTTTCGCGGGCGAGGATCTCCGCTTGAACGCGGAGAAGGAGATCTGGCTGCGCGTCGGCGAGCATCCGGAAATCCTGCCGTGGAAGGGCCATGACGTCGTCTTCAGCGACGGTACCAGCGTGCTCGGCGCCGACAACAAGGCGGCGGTCGCGATCGTGATGACGTTGCTCGCACGGCTGAACGACGAGGATGGGCATGGCGACATCCATGTCGCCTTCGTGCCGGACGAGGAGATCGGCCTGCGCGGCGCCAAGGCACTCGACCTTGCCCGCTTCCCCTGCGACTTCGCCTATACGATCGATAGCTGCGAGGTCGGCGAGGTTGTCTACGAGAACTTCAACGCTGCGGCGGCCGAGATCGTTTTCACTGGCGTCACCGCCCATCCGATGTCGGCCAAGGGCGTGCTGGTGAATCCGCTGCTGATGGCCCAGGACTTCATGGCCGCCTTCGATCGGGCGCAGACGCCCGAGAACACCGAAGGGCGCGAAGGCTATGTCTGGTTCACCGAACTCTCCGCCCATGCGGCGCAGGCCGTGCTCAAGGCCAATATCCGCGATTTCGACCGCAGCTCCTTCGACGCGCGCAAGCGCAAGATCGGGGAGGTCGCGCAGCAGATCGCCGGCCGCTATCCGACCGGCCAGGTGAGCGCCAAGGTGAACGATGTCTACGGCAATATCAGCGACAGCCTCGGCGACGATCGTCGCTCCGTCGATCTGCTGATGACCGCGCTGAAGGAGTTGCAGATCGCGCCGAAGGTCATCCCGATGCGCGGCGGCACGGATGGCGCGGCGCTGTCGGCGCGGGGGCTGCCGACGCCGAATTTCTTCACCGGAGGGCTGAACTTCCACTCGCGCTTCGAATTCCTGCCGGTGCCGGCCTTCGAAGCCTCCTACGAGGTGGCGCGGCGGATCTGCCTACTGGCGGGGCAGGGCGGCTAGAGCGTCCCGCCGGCGGTCGCCGAGGCCTGCGGGAAGCTACCAGGTCACCTGCAGGCCAATGTTGCCGGAGACGCCACGGCTGCGCTCGGAGGAGGTGTTCGTCAGGTAGCTCGCCTTCGCGAAGAGGCTGACGTTGCTGGCGATTTCGGCCGCGACACCTCCGCCGACCTCGAGCGCGGTCTCGTCATAACGTGTGGTGATCAGATTCGCGTCGAAGAGGGTTTTGTCGCTGCCCTTGAAGGTGTGCCAGAGGTCGACCGTGAGATAGGGCCGGACCGGAACAGAGCCCCAGGTGTAGCGGCCTTGCAGCCGGGCGCCGATCCGCCCCGATACCGTGCTGGAATCACGGTGGTCGATCGAGGAGAAGAGATCCCTCGTCCGATCGAGCATCGTGCGCTGCCAGACGAGCTGGGCCTGCGGCTCCAGCACGAGGCCCATGCCGAGCGTGATCGGATAGCCGGCTTCGACCGAGCCGGTGAAGACGGAGCCCGTCGCGTCCGCCTTGACGCCACGATCCGAGCGCGGGTCGCCGTCGAGCCAACTGTGCATGGCGACCGTGTCGACATACCAGCCGCTGGGGCCGATATGCGTCCAATAGCCGCCCAGGCTATAGCTGCTGAGCGAGAGCTTGCCGGTACGCGCGCGCAGTTGCCCGACAGCGAAGCCGCGGATGTCGCCCTCGGCCCGGCCATAGCCGAAGAACAGGCCGAAGCGGTCGCGATGGCCGTTCGGCCTGTCGATGCCATAGAGA contains the following coding sequences:
- a CDS encoding acyl-CoA synthetase yields the protein MLKRGTSYDDTLRRFAWRIPERFNIGTACSDAHADGSGKPALIFEEEAGRVATLSFDELARASNRFANLLAAHGIGPGERVGILLPQSPQTAIAHLGTYKRGAIALPLFIQFGPEALEHRLGHSGASVLVTDAENIDKVEAIRGTLPNLSKIFVVGGAGHLDFEAEMAKASDSYTAADTRSDDPAVIIYTSGTTGKPKGALHAHRVLLGHLPGVQMPQEFFPQPHDLFWTPADWAWIGGLLDVLLPSLYCGVPVLASRARKFDPEAAFALMARHKVRNAFLPPTALKLMRQVSDPKRFGYAMRSIGTGGETLGADMLDWSRETFGFPVNEFYGQTEANLLVANCASLYPIKPGSMGRAVPGHRVAVISPEGRELPTGEQGLIAVARPDPVMMLEYWNQPEATAAKFIGDWLVTGDTGARDEEGYFWFQGRDDDIISSGSYRIGPGDIEDCIIRHPAVLMVAVVGVPDPIRTEIVKAFVLPKPDVTPTAELAAEIQAFVRDRLAAYQYPREVEFVTELPLTATGKIMRKDLRNREIEKQRDG
- a CDS encoding 3-keto-5-aminohexanoate cleavage protein; translation: MTKPIWIEAAINGPWGKERQPGIPISIPDIVSNGIAAVEAGAAIVHLHVYDVATGRQRDDWQLYAQAIEGIRAKVDAIVYPTIPILGSGYAGDMHGSGRYTHLEELAKRGLVEWGVLDPGSCNWTTFAGIPQGEAGFIYQNPGEHIREGMEVAQRHKVHPSYAIYEPGFTRLGAALAKAYPGMPMPVYRLMFSDAFAWGFPPREWALEAHLKLLEEDAPDAPVMIAGLGVDLSELVGPAVARGVHVRGGLEDAPFGCEKTNAQLIAETVRRVEAAGGRAASVDEVRSGLARAGSA
- the pepT gene encoding peptidase T — its product is MSLRDELLERFFRYVAVESQSDAAATTLPSTPGQQKLAELLASELRALGLDDIVIDQHATVTAVKRGTRPNAPRIGFIAHVDTVDVGLSPVIKPQLLRFAGEDLRLNAEKEIWLRVGEHPEILPWKGHDVVFSDGTSVLGADNKAAVAIVMTLLARLNDEDGHGDIHVAFVPDEEIGLRGAKALDLARFPCDFAYTIDSCEVGEVVYENFNAAAAEIVFTGVTAHPMSAKGVLVNPLLMAQDFMAAFDRAQTPENTEGREGYVWFTELSAHAAQAVLKANIRDFDRSSFDARKRKIGEVAQQIAGRYPTGQVSAKVNDVYGNISDSLGDDRRSVDLLMTALKELQIAPKVIPMRGGTDGAALSARGLPTPNFFTGGLNFHSRFEFLPVPAFEASYEVARRICLLAGQGG